The Anoplopoma fimbria isolate UVic2021 breed Golden Eagle Sablefish chromosome 20, Afim_UVic_2022, whole genome shotgun sequence genome includes a window with the following:
- the LOC129109964 gene encoding transmembrane protein 107-like isoform X2 has protein sequence MSAVSSLVPARFLTLTAHLVIVITIFWSRENNVKACLPLDFTQEQYDDEDRKLVVALAVTLGLFAIELAGFFSGVSMFNCSQGLLSLAVHCSASVSLSFFVFEKWECWTYWVIFAICSVLPAFVEILLFIAVFGLKKKPL, from the exons ATGTCGGCTGTCAGCAGCCTCGTCCCTGCACGGTTCTTGACTCTTACAGCTCACCTTGTCATCGTTATCACTATCTTTTGGTCGAGG GAAAACAACGTGAAGGCTTGCTTGCCTTTGGATTTCACGCAAGAGCAGTATGACgatgaagacaggaa GTTGGTGGTGGCATTGGCAGTCACCCTCGGTCTGTTTGCTATAGAGTTGGCTGGGTTCTTCTCAGGAGTGTCCATGTTCAACTGCAGCCAAGGTCTCCTGT CACTGGCTGTCCACTGCAGCGCATCCGTGTccttgtctttctttgtgtttgagaaGTGGGAATGCTGGACATATTGGGTTATTTTTGCCATCTGCag TGTGCTACCTGCTTTTGTGGAGATTCTTCTGTTTATAGCTGTTTTTGGACTGAAGAAGAAGCCATTATGA
- the LOC129109964 gene encoding transmembrane protein 107-like isoform X1 produces the protein MSAVSSLVPARFLTLTAHLVIVITIFWSRENNVKACLPLDFTQEQYDDEDRKLVVALAVTLGLFAIELAGFFSGVSMFNCSQGLLSTGVHASASVALLFFLFEQWECDIYWWILAICSVLPAFVEILLFIAVFGLKKKPL, from the exons ATGTCGGCTGTCAGCAGCCTCGTCCCTGCACGGTTCTTGACTCTTACAGCTCACCTTGTCATCGTTATCACTATCTTTTGGTCGAGG GAAAACAACGTGAAGGCTTGCTTGCCTTTGGATTTCACGCAAGAGCAGTATGACgatgaagacaggaa GTTGGTGGTGGCATTGGCAGTCACCCTCGGTCTGTTTGCTATAGAGTTGGCTGGGTTCTTCTCAGGAGTGTCCATGTTCAACTGCAGCCAAGGTCTCCTGT CAACAGGAGTCCATGCCAGTGCCTCAGTggctctgcttttctttctatttgagCAGTGGGAGTGTGACATCTACTGGTGGATCCTTGCCATTTGCAG TGTGCTACCTGCTTTTGTGGAGATTCTTCTGTTTATAGCTGTTTTTGGACTGAAGAAGAAGCCATTATGA